In Mesorhizobium sp. 113-3-3, a genomic segment contains:
- a CDS encoding adenosine kinase has product MPDYDVLCIGNAIVDIIAQCDEAFLETNGIIKGAMNLIDTRRAEVLYSRMGPAIEASGGSAGNTAAGVASFGGRAAFFGKVSNDPLGEIYAHDIHAQGVAFDTRPLQGEPPTARSMIFVTPDGERSMNTYLGACIELGPEDVEPDKASGAAVTYFEGYLWDPPRAKEAIRQTAKLAHAAGREVSMTLSDSFCVDRYREEFLELMRSGTVDIVFANSHEIKSLYQTKSFDEALAQIRRDCRIAAVTRSEKGSVIVRGDETVVVQATAIKELVDTTGAGDLYAAGFLHGYTQGRDLKACGDLGSLAAGLVIQQIGPRPRQNLRREAEQAGLI; this is encoded by the coding sequence ATGCCGGATTATGACGTGCTTTGTATCGGCAATGCCATCGTCGACATCATCGCCCAGTGCGACGAGGCGTTCCTGGAGACGAACGGCATCATCAAGGGCGCGATGAACCTGATCGACACAAGGCGCGCCGAAGTGCTCTACAGCCGCATGGGCCCGGCCATCGAAGCCTCCGGCGGCAGCGCCGGCAACACGGCGGCGGGCGTTGCCAGCTTCGGCGGTCGCGCCGCCTTCTTCGGCAAGGTCTCGAACGACCCGCTCGGCGAGATCTACGCCCACGACATCCACGCGCAGGGCGTCGCCTTCGACACCAGGCCGCTTCAGGGCGAACCGCCGACGGCGCGCTCGATGATCTTCGTCACGCCCGACGGCGAGCGCTCGATGAACACCTATCTCGGCGCCTGCATCGAACTCGGGCCGGAGGACGTCGAGCCCGACAAGGCGTCGGGTGCGGCGGTCACCTATTTCGAGGGTTATCTGTGGGACCCGCCGCGCGCCAAGGAAGCGATCCGGCAGACGGCGAAGCTGGCGCACGCCGCCGGACGCGAAGTGTCGATGACGCTGTCGGACTCGTTCTGCGTCGACCGCTACCGGGAGGAGTTCCTCGAGCTGATGCGCTCGGGCACCGTCGATATCGTCTTTGCCAACAGCCACGAGATCAAGTCGCTCTACCAGACCAAGTCCTTCGACGAAGCGCTGGCGCAGATCCGCAGGGATTGCCGGATCGCCGCCGTGACCCGCTCGGAAAAAGGCTCGGTCATCGTGCGCGGCGACGAGACCGTGGTCGTCCAGGCAACCGCGATCAAGGAACTGGTCGACACGACAGGCGCCGGCGACCTCTATGCCGCCGGTTTCCTGCATGGCTACACGCAAGGCCGCGACCTCAAGGCCTGCGGCGATCTTGGCTCGCTGGCGGCCGGCTTGGTGATCCAGCAGATCGGCCCAAGGCCGAGGCAGAATTTACGCCGCGAAGCCGAGCAGGCGGGGTTGATCTAG
- the metK gene encoding methionine adenosyltransferase, with translation MARQFVFSSESVGAGHPDKMADNISDAILDAILRTDPKARVACETLVKSGMVVLAGEITSHAEIDYTQVARDTILDIGYDDDAIGFDGRRCAVILALTEQSPDISQGVDEGRGQDLEQGAGDQGLMFGFACNETDTLMPLPIQLAHHLTKRQAEVRKTGQLGWLRPDVKSQVSVRYEGLRPVALDTIVLSTQHDEAVSQDTVREGVIEEIIKPVLPTHLDTSEIRFLVNPTGRFVVGGPAGDCGLTGRKIIVDSYGGTGRHGGGAFSGKDPSKVDRSAAYAARYVAKNIVASGLAEVCEVQLAYAIGVASPVSVMVNTFGTARIEEKRIERLILELFDLRPKGIIKMLDLLRPIYRKTATYGHFGREEPEFTWEKTDKADDLLHEAGPAAA, from the coding sequence ATGGCCAGGCAGTTCGTGTTCTCTTCCGAATCCGTCGGCGCGGGACACCCCGACAAGATGGCAGACAACATCTCGGATGCCATCCTCGATGCCATCCTCCGCACCGACCCGAAGGCGCGCGTCGCCTGTGAAACGTTGGTGAAGTCAGGGATGGTCGTTCTAGCTGGAGAGATCACCAGCCACGCGGAGATCGATTACACTCAAGTTGCCCGCGATACGATCCTCGACATTGGCTATGACGACGATGCCATCGGCTTTGATGGTCGACGTTGCGCCGTCATTCTGGCTCTCACCGAGCAGTCGCCCGACATAAGCCAGGGCGTTGATGAAGGACGAGGGCAGGATCTCGAGCAGGGGGCGGGGGATCAGGGCCTCATGTTTGGATTCGCATGCAACGAGACGGATACATTGATGCCCTTGCCGATCCAACTCGCACATCATTTGACGAAAAGACAGGCAGAGGTCCGGAAAACGGGACAGCTTGGCTGGTTGCGTCCGGACGTGAAATCTCAAGTGTCCGTACGCTACGAGGGTCTCCGCCCGGTGGCGCTGGACACCATAGTCCTGTCAACGCAGCATGACGAGGCGGTCTCCCAAGATACAGTCCGCGAAGGCGTCATTGAGGAGATCATAAAACCGGTCCTGCCAACCCATCTGGATACTTCGGAGATCAGATTTCTGGTCAACCCAACAGGGCGGTTCGTGGTCGGTGGGCCCGCCGGCGACTGCGGCCTCACTGGACGCAAGATCATCGTCGATTCTTACGGTGGAACGGGGCGTCACGGCGGCGGCGCCTTTTCGGGCAAGGACCCATCTAAGGTTGACCGCTCGGCCGCCTATGCGGCGCGGTATGTCGCAAAGAATATCGTTGCCAGCGGCCTTGCCGAGGTCTGCGAGGTTCAACTTGCCTACGCGATCGGCGTGGCCAGTCCGGTTTCTGTCATGGTTAACACCTTCGGAACCGCAAGGATCGAGGAAAAAAGGATCGAGCGCCTTATTCTTGAGCTTTTCGATCTCCGACCGAAAGGCATCATCAAGATGCTTGATCTCTTACGCCCGATATACCGCAAGACGGCGACATACGGACACTTCGGCCGTGAAGAGCCTGAGTTCACCTGGGAGAAGACGGACAAAGCCGACGACTTGCTGCATGAAGCAGGACCGGCAGCTGCGTGA